One Desulfovibrio fairfieldensis genomic window carries:
- a CDS encoding phosphoadenosine phosphosulfate reductase family protein → MFHLPAIPPFVPRENVRPVVSVSGGKDSTATYLLALEQTDGDFAAVFADTGNEHPYTYEYVARLHERTGGPKVQVVKADFSRELARKRLYLESGRATARTERPWTEERVHEVLAMGFEPTRIPFLDLCRSKGLFPSRMRAFCSQFLKRFALLEQGHLPLINSGYHVISWQGIRAEESVQRSCYPMWEISPESESVTLYRPLMGWTVEDVAAMHKRHNVPLNPLYGMGFFRVGCMPCIQSNKQDIRLTAQKCPEAIAKIRQWEGIVRAYSRLGQTTFFHQNTTGNDVPVGIDEVVRWSMTRRGTRSGRQFDLLALAPPPTSEVCVYAGGLCE, encoded by the coding sequence ATGTTCCATCTGCCCGCTATCCCCCCGTTTGTCCCACGCGAAAACGTGCGGCCCGTCGTTTCCGTGTCCGGAGGAAAGGACTCGACGGCTACCTACTTGCTGGCCCTGGAACAGACCGACGGCGATTTTGCCGCCGTGTTTGCGGACACCGGCAACGAGCATCCGTACACCTATGAATACGTGGCCCGGCTGCACGAACGCACGGGCGGCCCGAAAGTGCAGGTTGTCAAAGCCGATTTTTCGCGGGAGCTGGCGCGGAAGCGGCTCTACCTAGAATCCGGTCGGGCAACGGCACGAACAGAACGGCCTTGGACGGAAGAACGGGTGCATGAAGTCCTTGCAATGGGCTTTGAACCGACGAGGATCCCATTCCTTGACCTCTGTCGATCTAAGGGCTTGTTTCCAAGCCGGATGCGGGCTTTCTGTTCACAGTTTTTGAAACGCTTTGCCTTGCTAGAGCAAGGCCATCTGCCGCTTATCAACTCCGGATATCATGTCATATCGTGGCAAGGCATCCGGGCCGAAGAGTCGGTACAGCGCTCCTGCTATCCGATGTGGGAAATTTCGCCCGAATCGGAATCCGTGACCCTCTATCGTCCCCTCATGGGCTGGACAGTAGAGGACGTGGCCGCCATGCACAAGCGGCACAACGTGCCCCTGAATCCACTCTACGGCATGGGATTTTTCCGTGTGGGCTGTATGCCATGCATCCAGTCCAACAAGCAGGATATCCGGTTGACGGCACAAAAGTGTCCGGAGGCGATAGCCAAGATAAGGCAGTGGGAAGGTATAGTACGAGCCTATAGCCGCCTTGGGCAGACCACGTTTTTCCATCAGAACACCACGGGGAACGATGTGCCGGTGGGAATTGACGAAGTTGTCCGCTGGTCCATGACCCGCCGTGGTACCCGCAGCGGCCGCCAGTTCGATCTGCTGGCCCTGGCCCCTCCCCCGACCTCCGAGGTGTGTGTTTACGCAGGAGGGTTGTGCGAATGA
- a CDS encoding AbiEi antitoxin N-terminal domain-containing protein, with protein MADMKNYLAQWPRGVIRSLSELERGGISKRLIHAAVKQNVIQSVGYGGYARGEDRLSWQHGLYALQRSSSVTTPLYFLGGLAAFFLHLEGRLTVSPTPYVFFHVDEDKPFPPWFKCLAGLSIELTGSSASFSCYCNRLPLHVPDTFTTFCTAEGLAYQVSSPERALLETQLTRKNFTELLNFILNIAPLKEKILTRLLQSAFPTPMRLQFLKKLAESLANNGRIELFESLSKFLPGEDPHRTWFPLHGRSTMNIQNQHGDFVK; from the coding sequence ATGGCTGATATGAAAAATTATCTCGCACAATGGCCACGTGGGGTCATTCGCTCTCTGTCGGAACTGGAAAGGGGTGGCATAAGCAAGCGCCTGATTCACGCTGCTGTGAAGCAAAATGTCATACAGTCTGTTGGTTATGGGGGTTATGCAAGAGGAGAGGACCGCCTCTCCTGGCAGCATGGCCTCTATGCCCTTCAGCGCAGTAGTTCCGTAACGACACCATTGTATTTCCTTGGGGGGCTCGCGGCATTTTTTCTCCACCTTGAGGGTCGCCTTACCGTTTCTCCCACGCCTTATGTCTTTTTTCATGTGGACGAGGACAAACCTTTTCCGCCCTGGTTTAAATGCCTGGCTGGTTTGTCAATTGAATTAACGGGATCGTCCGCGTCCTTTTCGTGCTACTGCAATCGCTTGCCACTTCATGTGCCAGATACATTCACGACTTTCTGCACTGCGGAAGGTTTGGCATACCAAGTCTCCTCACCGGAGCGCGCCTTACTGGAAACACAACTTACCCGGAAAAATTTTACTGAGCTTCTGAACTTCATTTTGAATATTGCTCCCCTCAAGGAAAAAATACTGACAAGACTTTTGCAAAGTGCCTTTCCAACTCCGATGCGCCTTCAGTTTCTAAAAAAGCTTGCGGAGAGTCTCGCCAATAATGGCCGGATCGAACTTTTTGAGAGTTTAAGCAAGTTTTTACCCGGGGAAGATCCACACCGAACTTGGTTTCCGCTACACGGCAGATCGACCATGAATATTCAGAATCAGCATGGTGATTTTGTAAAATAA
- a CDS encoding DNA-methyltransferase, whose protein sequence is MLRTLPDQSVHCCVTSPPYWGLRDYGVLGQIGLESSPQKYVTALMSIFHEVHRVLRADGTLWLNLGDSYIGYHGNKNAHGSAAPSDKNGYRENMRPTSVGADGLKNKDMAGIPWRVAFALQDAGWYLRCDVIWAKPNPMPESVQDRPTRAHEYLFLFSKSERYYYDHEAVREPSAPSRNSRKGNAYTGGRSFDNSTDAVRDSHGNAPQGDIRAVKRHSVRPGIDVKGGNQGMGKMTYPLYTRNRRSVWSVATHPFPDAHFATFPPDLIRPCVLAGCPAGGVVLDPFFGAGTVGVACVEEERRYLGIEINPDYVAMAKRRIGQARPKGPQPLSLLDMGVA, encoded by the coding sequence ATGCTTCGCACTCTGCCGGACCAGTCCGTGCATTGCTGCGTCACGTCGCCTCCGTATTGGGGGCTGCGGGATTATGGAGTTTTGGGCCAGATAGGGCTTGAATCCTCGCCGCAAAAGTATGTTACCGCGCTAATGTCAATTTTTCATGAAGTTCATCGCGTACTCCGTGCTGACGGTACGCTATGGCTGAATCTGGGCGATAGCTACATCGGATACCACGGCAACAAAAACGCCCATGGATCCGCAGCGCCTTCCGACAAAAACGGATACCGTGAAAACATGCGTCCCACTTCTGTTGGGGCGGACGGCCTCAAGAATAAGGACATGGCCGGGATTCCTTGGCGCGTGGCTTTCGCACTCCAAGACGCCGGTTGGTATCTGCGTTGTGATGTTATTTGGGCAAAGCCAAATCCTATGCCGGAAAGCGTGCAGGACCGCCCCACGCGTGCGCACGAGTATCTTTTTCTCTTCTCCAAGTCGGAGCGCTATTACTACGACCATGAGGCCGTGCGAGAGCCCTCCGCTCCCTCTCGTAACTCTCGTAAAGGGAACGCATATACCGGTGGCCGCAGTTTCGATAATTCAACGGATGCCGTGCGGGACAGCCACGGCAATGCGCCGCAAGGCGACATCCGGGCAGTAAAACGCCACTCCGTCCGCCCCGGCATTGATGTCAAGGGGGGAAATCAGGGGATGGGGAAAATGACCTATCCCCTCTACACCCGCAATCGGCGCTCTGTATGGAGCGTCGCCACACACCCCTTCCCTGACGCCCACTTTGCAACTTTTCCCCCGGACCTAATCCGGCCTTGCGTCCTTGCCGGGTGCCCAGCGGGCGGCGTGGTGCTCGATCCGTTTTTCGGAGCGGGTACTGTCGGCGTGGCCTGTGTCGAAGAGGAACGACGTTACCTCGGCATCGAAATCAATCCCGATTATGTGGCAATGGCCAAGCGGCGCATCGGGCAGGCACGTCCGAAGGGACCGCAGCCTCTTTCCCTGCTGGATATGGGGGTGGCGTGA
- a CDS encoding DNA cytosine methyltransferase yields MNGLIIDLFAGGGGASTGLAWALGRDPDIAINHDAEALAMHRANHPHTRHMQNDITRVLPLEATGGHPVAILHASPDCTHFSKAKGGKPKSQYIRDLAWVVIRWAEDTHPNLITLENVEEFLTWGPLDKNGQPIKEQAGATFAAWRKRLVRLGYRVEWRLLRACDYGAPTTRLRLFVVARRDKRPIVWPAPTHGNPKSAEVRAGKLLPWRTAAECIDWSIPSRSIFDRKKPLALATQRRIAEGLRRYVLQAAEPFIVTYYGAKGERDFRGQDLGRPLPTQTTENRFGLISPVVVTNTTGHAPTPVDMPMPTLTTGNQQMMAGVVVAPILSRQFGQSIGQSVDAPHPTITQCNHDALVQAVCLAKHYGGVVGHGIQQPLGTVTSIDHHSLVSACLTKYYGKSECAAVDAPLHTLTSKEHMALTSACLVKYYGTAKAADVGEPMHTITAKARMGLVEAEARQNSEPRRYEQVRDFLRTWGVIGPKDEAEFIYQGVVHRITDILMRMLAPRELYTAQGFPPDYIIDRLPDGKCLTKTAQIRMCGNSVPPELVEALVRANGPDTWIQRERPAYPLLKACFAGLQSHPQTVEMTCTT; encoded by the coding sequence ATGAACGGCTTGATCATCGATCTCTTTGCGGGCGGTGGCGGAGCCTCGACCGGCCTTGCCTGGGCCTTGGGACGCGACCCGGACATCGCCATCAACCACGACGCCGAAGCTCTGGCCATGCACAGGGCGAATCATCCGCACACACGGCACATGCAAAACGACATCACCCGGGTGCTGCCCTTGGAAGCCACAGGCGGGCATCCCGTGGCGATTCTGCACGCCTCGCCGGACTGCACGCATTTCAGCAAAGCGAAGGGCGGCAAGCCCAAGTCTCAGTATATCCGCGACCTCGCGTGGGTGGTCATTCGCTGGGCGGAAGACACGCACCCGAACCTTATCACGTTGGAGAACGTGGAGGAATTTTTGACGTGGGGACCGTTGGATAAAAACGGCCAGCCAATCAAAGAGCAGGCCGGGGCCACCTTTGCGGCGTGGCGGAAACGGCTTGTGCGGCTGGGCTACCGGGTGGAATGGCGGCTTTTGAGAGCCTGCGACTATGGCGCGCCCACCACGCGGCTGCGGCTTTTTGTTGTGGCGCGGCGGGACAAGCGGCCCATCGTCTGGCCCGCGCCCACACACGGCAACCCGAAATCCGCCGAAGTGCGGGCCGGGAAACTGCTGCCGTGGCGCACGGCGGCGGAGTGTATTGACTGGTCTATCCCGAGCCGGAGCATTTTTGACCGCAAGAAACCGCTGGCCCTCGCCACCCAACGCCGCATTGCCGAGGGATTGCGGCGGTATGTCCTCCAGGCGGCGGAGCCGTTCATCGTAACTTATTACGGGGCAAAGGGCGAACGGGATTTCCGGGGACAGGACTTGGGCCGTCCGCTCCCGACACAGACCACGGAAAACAGGTTCGGTCTGATTTCGCCTGTGGTGGTGACGAATACCACGGGACACGCGCCGACGCCGGTGGATATGCCCATGCCGACCCTTACTACCGGCAATCAGCAGATGATGGCCGGGGTCGTCGTCGCCCCCATACTGTCGCGGCAGTTCGGCCAGTCCATCGGCCAGAGTGTGGACGCCCCGCACCCGACAATCACTCAGTGCAACCATGACGCGCTGGTACAAGCCGTATGCCTGGCGAAACATTACGGTGGTGTCGTCGGGCACGGTATACAGCAGCCTCTGGGGACCGTCACCAGTATTGACCATCATTCTTTGGTGTCCGCCTGTCTCACCAAGTATTACGGCAAGAGCGAGTGCGCCGCAGTGGATGCCCCCCTTCATACTCTGACCAGCAAAGAGCACATGGCCCTCACGTCTGCATGTCTGGTCAAATACTACGGCACGGCCAAGGCTGCGGACGTGGGCGAGCCCATGCACACCATTACCGCCAAGGCCCGCATGGGGTTGGTGGAAGCCGAGGCGCGGCAGAATTCCGAGCCCAGACGCTATGAGCAGGTGCGCGACTTTCTGCGTACTTGGGGCGTCATCGGCCCGAAGGACGAAGCGGAATTTATCTATCAGGGCGTCGTCCACCGTATCACGGACATTCTGATGCGGATGCTTGCGCCGCGAGAGCTCTATACGGCGCAAGGCTTCCCGCCGGATTACATCATTGACCGGCTGCCGGACGGCAAATGCCTCACAAAAACCGCGCAGATTCGCATGTGCGGCAATTCCGTGCCGCCAGAGCTGGTTGAAGCTCTGGTTCGCGCCAACGGGCCGGACACATGGATACAGAGAGAGCGGCCAGCATACCCCTTACTGAAAGCCTGTTTTGCCGGATTGCAGTCGCACCCTCAAACAGTGGAGATGACATGTACGACATAA
- a CDS encoding topoisomerase DNA-binding C4 zinc finger domain-containing protein encodes MGSPADVACPTCPKCGALLRLKSGSRGTFWSCSKYPDCAFTADDVEGQPLLKQCPECHSYLRYGVNAIGPFTACYVKEKHADGQVHFFDNEGNPQQGLPPLPEAKGTFTCPECRNNLKYFRVKKGPNKGHMCFGCFESEKHSDNQPHFFADKGGAPVF; translated from the coding sequence ATGGGAAGTCCAGCTGACGTCGCCTGCCCTACCTGCCCCAAGTGCGGCGCACTTTTGAGACTCAAATCCGGGAGCCGGGGCACGTTTTGGAGCTGCAGCAAATACCCTGATTGCGCATTCACCGCGGATGACGTGGAGGGCCAGCCTCTGCTTAAACAGTGCCCGGAATGTCACAGCTATTTACGCTACGGAGTTAACGCCATCGGGCCGTTCACCGCCTGTTACGTAAAGGAAAAGCATGCTGATGGGCAGGTTCACTTTTTCGATAATGAAGGAAATCCACAACAGGGGCTTCCTCCTCTGCCAGAAGCCAAAGGAACGTTTACCTGTCCGGAATGCCGCAATAATCTCAAATACTTCAGGGTAAAAAAGGGACCCAACAAGGGGCACATGTGTTTTGGTTGTTTCGAATCTGAAAAGCACAGTGACAACCAGCCTCACTTTTTTGCCGACAAAGGCGGAGCACCCGTTTTCTAG
- a CDS encoding DNA topoisomerase — MRIRRLFLCEKPKVGRQIAPLLGSVSSRNGCLFISNGDVVTWTAGHAYENAPAVFYDKNFKPWARENLPLIPSPFVILPKKSMSEQLAVIKKLLADTETVVSVGDPDREGNLLIDEILEQLKWNGPTKRIMIKGNDEKSLIAAIADVKDNRDFATWTRAARLRSQIDWIAGINHTVALTVFGRKLGIDTLMTVGRVQTPLLYLIVMRKREIQNFKPTTYIVMQAAMDAGSGKFSSSLIVDKDATGVDSEGRIVCPKYASSVKAACEGQSGEVIAVEKKGQKGDPPLPLCLSSLQEMANKKFGLEPEATLAIAQKLYDDGFTTYPRTGCPYIPEGQFPEAPEIISGLAACNESGLQKLAREANPKLRSKAFDDSKVEAHYGLIPTSQKPDFSVIEGINSEIYKLIATYYLLQFYPPEEYETQSILVKVNEFTWKAHGRVCLKPGWKGAFKEADDNEKDQGLPIVQKGHQVKCSEVKAEQKQTTPPPYFTPGSIIGVMKQAHKFVTDPKMRATLRGVEGLGTEATRAGIYKSLKDRGYIEVKANKILPTALGEQLIDLVPPGMKDIGMTALLENKLELVFNGKLEPGPIFEEYAKSLKPAIDALFSSNPTLSVTVQTYPCPNNCGTNLRRVKSKKNGKIFWICPTEGCEYIVDDVKGKPGKPRPKAEISSEFSCPDCGKPLVRRQGNYGFWWSCSGFKDGCKFTAPDENGKPGPPRERLEAKGEFRCPECDKPLKFIEGKDKRRWHICENAKKHKRKKTNFYPDNNGVPVFD, encoded by the coding sequence ATGCGCATCCGAAGGCTTTTTCTCTGCGAAAAACCCAAAGTAGGCAGGCAGATTGCCCCTCTTCTCGGCAGTGTGTCTTCCAGGAACGGCTGCCTTTTTATTTCCAATGGTGATGTCGTCACCTGGACGGCCGGGCATGCGTATGAAAATGCCCCGGCTGTTTTTTACGATAAAAATTTCAAGCCGTGGGCCAGGGAAAACCTTCCTCTCATTCCTTCTCCCTTTGTTATTTTGCCCAAAAAATCCATGAGCGAACAGCTGGCGGTCATAAAGAAACTGCTTGCCGACACTGAGACTGTCGTCAGTGTCGGCGACCCTGACCGTGAGGGGAATCTGCTCATTGATGAAATCCTTGAGCAACTTAAGTGGAACGGCCCAACAAAGCGGATCATGATCAAAGGAAATGACGAAAAGTCTCTGATTGCGGCCATAGCCGACGTCAAGGACAATCGGGATTTTGCGACATGGACAAGGGCTGCCCGTCTGCGGAGCCAGATAGATTGGATCGCGGGTATCAACCATACTGTTGCACTGACGGTCTTCGGCAGAAAACTTGGCATAGATACTCTCATGACAGTTGGCCGCGTTCAGACTCCACTGCTTTACCTGATTGTTATGCGCAAGAGAGAAATCCAGAATTTTAAGCCAACGACATACATTGTTATGCAGGCGGCCATGGATGCCGGATCTGGAAAATTTTCTTCCTCCCTCATTGTGGATAAGGACGCTACAGGGGTCGACAGCGAAGGGCGCATCGTCTGTCCCAAGTATGCGTCTTCAGTCAAAGCAGCTTGTGAAGGGCAATCCGGCGAAGTCATTGCCGTGGAAAAAAAGGGGCAGAAGGGAGATCCCCCATTGCCGCTTTGTTTGAGCTCACTTCAAGAAATGGCAAACAAGAAATTCGGACTGGAACCTGAGGCAACACTGGCCATTGCGCAAAAACTCTATGACGATGGCTTCACCACCTACCCGCGCACTGGCTGCCCCTATATTCCAGAAGGGCAGTTCCCCGAAGCCCCGGAGATCATTTCCGGCCTGGCCGCTTGCAATGAGAGCGGTTTGCAAAAACTTGCCCGGGAGGCAAATCCGAAGCTCAGAAGCAAGGCATTCGACGACAGTAAAGTCGAAGCACATTATGGTCTTATTCCTACCAGCCAAAAGCCGGACTTTTCCGTAATTGAAGGCATTAACTCTGAAATCTATAAGCTGATCGCGACATACTACCTTCTCCAGTTTTATCCGCCGGAAGAATATGAAACTCAGAGCATTCTGGTGAAAGTTAATGAGTTCACCTGGAAGGCCCATGGACGGGTCTGCCTCAAACCTGGCTGGAAAGGGGCATTCAAGGAGGCTGACGACAATGAAAAGGACCAAGGCCTACCCATCGTTCAGAAAGGACACCAGGTAAAATGCTCAGAGGTTAAAGCAGAGCAAAAGCAAACGACCCCACCACCCTACTTTACGCCGGGCTCAATTATCGGCGTCATGAAGCAGGCCCACAAATTTGTTACGGATCCCAAGATGCGGGCCACCCTGCGCGGCGTTGAAGGCTTGGGCACTGAGGCTACCCGTGCCGGTATTTATAAATCTCTGAAGGACCGCGGCTATATTGAGGTTAAGGCCAATAAAATATTGCCCACAGCCCTTGGTGAACAGCTTATAGATTTAGTTCCTCCCGGTATGAAGGATATCGGGATGACAGCTTTGCTCGAAAACAAGCTGGAACTCGTGTTCAACGGTAAGCTTGAGCCCGGTCCCATTTTCGAAGAGTACGCGAAATCTCTAAAGCCGGCCATCGACGCCCTCTTCTCAAGCAATCCCACGCTGTCAGTGACCGTCCAGACATACCCATGCCCGAATAATTGCGGCACTAATCTCAGAAGGGTCAAGAGTAAAAAGAACGGCAAGATCTTTTGGATCTGTCCGACTGAGGGCTGTGAATACATTGTTGATGATGTCAAAGGCAAACCGGGCAAGCCGCGGCCCAAGGCGGAAATTTCATCCGAATTTTCCTGCCCGGATTGCGGCAAACCTCTCGTCAGGCGGCAGGGTAATTACGGTTTTTGGTGGAGCTGTTCCGGTTTCAAAGACGGCTGTAAATTTACCGCCCCCGATGAGAACGGCAAGCCCGGCCCACCGCGGGAGCGGCTTGAAGCGAAAGGCGAATTCAGATGTCCCGAATGCGACAAGCCGCTAAAATTTATTGAAGGCAAAGACAAACGCCGTTGGCATATCTGTGAAAACGCCAAGAAGCATAAACGGAAAAAAACCAATTTCTACCCGGATAACAATGGCGTGCCAGTCTTTGATTAA
- a CDS encoding DNA cytosine methyltransferase, which yields MLTVGSLFSGAGLCDLGLTWAGFKHLFFCECDPYCRAVLNRHWPGIPIIEDVKTLTNARVPQADVLCGGFPCQDVSLGGKREGIKEGTRSGLWSEYARIIAEMRPRYAIIENVPGLLSKGLEIVLGDLAGCGYDAEWDIVPAAAAGAPHLRERLFIVAYPNSGRAHQVRTLATLPRNLGNGQSSEILHDWLGIRFDRKTKSGALSAYPGPIFYRVDDGAAQNLDTLPRPVAGARKTFWTSRAQAKAWVPVMRALANGILPHQAYAIGACILEAESLTVGSPPRS from the coding sequence ATGCTTACGGTTGGAAGTTTGTTCAGCGGTGCCGGCCTGTGCGATCTTGGACTTACCTGGGCCGGATTCAAGCATCTGTTTTTTTGTGAGTGCGATCCCTACTGCCGGGCAGTTCTAAACCGGCACTGGCCTGGGATTCCGATAATTGAAGACGTGAAAACCCTGACTAATGCGCGGGTTCCGCAGGCGGATGTGCTTTGTGGCGGCTTTCCTTGCCAGGATGTCAGTTTGGGAGGGAAACGTGAAGGGATCAAAGAGGGAACAAGGAGTGGTTTGTGGTCTGAGTATGCACGGATCATCGCAGAAATGCGGCCACGCTATGCGATCATCGAAAATGTTCCCGGGCTGCTCTCCAAGGGGCTGGAAATCGTGCTTGGGGACCTTGCCGGCTGCGGGTACGATGCGGAATGGGATATTGTGCCCGCTGCCGCGGCAGGTGCCCCGCACCTGCGTGAAAGGCTTTTCATTGTTGCCTACCCCAACAGTGGTCGCGCTCATCAAGTACGAACGCTCGCTACGCTCCCGCGAAACCTGGGAAACGGCCAGTCATCTGAAATCCTACATGATTGGCTGGGCATACGATTTGACCGGAAAACAAAAAGCGGCGCGCTTTCAGCATACCCCGGCCCCATATTTTATCGAGTGGATGATGGGGCTGCCCAGAACCTGGACACTTTGCCACGGCCCGTCGCTGGCGCACGTAAGACGTTTTGGACATCGCGGGCCCAGGCGAAAGCCTGGGTGCCGGTGATGCGTGCTTTGGCCAATGGTATCTTGCCGCATCAGGCATATGCCATAGGGGCCTGTATTCTTGAAGCTGAAAGCCTGACCGTGGGAAGCCCACCGCGCAGTTAG
- a CDS encoding tyrosine-type recombinase/integrase: protein MEVLKSPETEAQYGSIALRLLERFAHDAGDGRTWQTAPLDVANWLENSAREKKWSRRTLGLYRASLTWFMRQNGPIEAVESIRNVRLHLPLHGIATSGKKIKKLPPERLSRLLGYLDGSLNPLDHVIGDWLRAGVASGLRPCEWEKARLHGLKLHVKNAKGNAFRGNGENRTLEFVLPEHKNEIKFIRRFLVDLDSWRESDNDFNTFYAACRKRLYYVNRHLWPRSGQNICLYSTRHQFAADMKASGLKAAEIAALMGHASDESATIHYARKRSGHVRIPPRISPKEIATVRRNVRMHPSTRG from the coding sequence ATGGAAGTCCTTAAAAGCCCAGAGACTGAAGCACAGTATGGAAGCATCGCGCTGCGCCTCCTGGAAAGGTTTGCGCATGATGCCGGCGATGGCCGCACTTGGCAGACGGCCCCACTGGACGTGGCGAACTGGCTTGAAAATTCCGCAAGGGAGAAAAAATGGTCGCGCCGCACCTTGGGTCTATACAGAGCAAGCCTTACATGGTTCATGCGGCAAAACGGGCCCATTGAGGCTGTGGAGTCCATCAGAAACGTGCGTTTGCATTTGCCTCTCCATGGGATCGCTACTTCGGGCAAAAAAATTAAAAAGCTTCCGCCCGAAAGGCTATCTCGCTTACTGGGATACCTTGATGGATCTTTAAATCCTCTGGATCATGTCATTGGTGATTGGCTCAGAGCCGGAGTCGCCTCCGGCCTTCGACCATGCGAATGGGAGAAGGCGCGACTCCATGGGCTCAAGCTGCATGTCAAGAATGCCAAAGGAAATGCCTTTCGAGGAAACGGCGAGAATCGAACCCTTGAATTTGTGCTTCCAGAGCACAAAAATGAGATAAAATTTATCAGGCGCTTTTTGGTCGACCTCGATTCCTGGAGAGAATCGGACAATGACTTCAATACATTCTACGCCGCCTGCCGGAAACGTCTCTACTATGTGAACCGGCATCTCTGGCCACGCTCCGGCCAGAACATCTGCCTCTACAGCACGCGCCACCAATTTGCCGCGGACATGAAAGCTTCGGGCCTCAAGGCAGCCGAAATAGCTGCGCTCATGGGTCATGCGTCCGACGAGTCCGCCACAATCCATTATGCTCGTAAGCGAAGTGGGCATGTCCGGATCCCGCCCCGCATTTCGCCCAAAGAGATAGCCACCGTTCGCCGCAACGTGCGTATGCATCCGTCGACTCGTGGCTAG
- a CDS encoding DNA-methyltransferase, producing the protein MSFFPSLSLYQGDCFKILQTLPNFSVDMVLTDPPYASGGQSTSARQNDPAQKYQTSGTKRTYPPMLGDSKDQRSWVTWCTLWLSECWRIAKNGAPLLVFSDWRQLPALTDAVQGAGWTWRSIVVWNKNSCRPMIGRFRQQAEFIVFASKGPFIATTRQCLPGVFSHSVVAAKKVHLTSKPVELIQDLLMISKEKCVVLDPFMGGGTTGVACMATGRHFVGIELSAQYFEIAKARIDAEALSKQAI; encoded by the coding sequence ATGTCTTTTTTCCCGTCTTTGTCCCTGTACCAAGGGGACTGCTTCAAGATTCTCCAAACTCTGCCCAACTTCAGCGTCGATATGGTCCTTACGGATCCGCCGTATGCCAGCGGGGGGCAATCGACTTCGGCGCGCCAGAATGATCCCGCCCAAAAGTACCAGACCTCGGGAACCAAACGCACATATCCTCCCATGCTGGGGGATAGCAAAGACCAGCGAAGCTGGGTGACCTGGTGCACACTTTGGCTTTCAGAATGTTGGCGCATCGCCAAGAACGGAGCGCCATTGCTGGTATTCTCGGATTGGAGGCAGCTGCCGGCATTGACAGATGCGGTGCAGGGAGCAGGCTGGACATGGCGGAGTATTGTGGTCTGGAACAAGAATTCCTGCCGTCCCATGATCGGGAGATTTCGCCAGCAGGCTGAATTTATTGTTTTCGCCAGCAAAGGGCCATTTATTGCCACAACCAGGCAGTGCCTGCCTGGGGTGTTCAGCCACTCTGTCGTTGCCGCCAAAAAAGTGCATCTGACAAGCAAGCCCGTGGAGCTTATCCAGGACTTGCTCATGATCAGCAAAGAAAAATGCGTTGTACTAGACCCATTTATGGGAGGTGGAACCACTGGAGTGGCTTGTATGGCAACGGGGCGCCACTTTGTCGGAATCGAGTTGTCGGCACAATACTTTGAGATCGCAAAAGCACGCATCGATGCGGAAGCCCTGAGCAAGCAGGCGATATGA
- a CDS encoding relaxase/mobilization nuclease domain-containing protein, with translation MKDRVPPEGVLRGFAWGIRGETPEEWIDEMCTTLLRYNRRHFCTVPHYILTLSEGEKFGPNYKLCVTTLLQALGYSIRHHAIAILHAGAASSGNEHIHLVTCRIDPGSLRLIQEAEGWYRRTMAQTAALLESQCGFAPAPAAPYRFDAAAGKVVRARVEDSKIKLKAESRLMEDSTGKKSPERLAKESAAQAMDIFKKGLAQGRLLNWEALHIVCGMVGLLFHLDGKVALLSPDGQTWFRASQIMKDLGMKHLPGRIQKPYIPTTEKALDLFNRARERRK, from the coding sequence GTGAAGGATCGAGTGCCGCCTGAAGGCGTTCTGCGAGGTTTTGCCTGGGGAATAAGGGGAGAAACTCCGGAAGAGTGGATTGATGAGATGTGCACCACATTACTACGCTATAACAGGCGGCATTTCTGTACAGTTCCACATTATATTCTAACCCTCTCTGAGGGAGAAAAATTCGGCCCTAATTACAAACTCTGCGTCACAACGCTGCTTCAGGCTTTGGGCTACTCAATCCGACATCATGCCATTGCCATTTTGCACGCTGGCGCGGCGTCATCTGGAAACGAACATATCCATCTTGTGACATGCCGGATTGACCCGGGCAGCTTGCGACTCATTCAGGAAGCTGAGGGCTGGTACCGCCGCACTATGGCGCAAACTGCGGCGCTCCTGGAAAGCCAGTGCGGCTTTGCACCCGCACCTGCGGCGCCTTATCGCTTTGATGCTGCCGCGGGGAAAGTGGTGCGTGCTCGTGTTGAGGATTCCAAGATAAAGCTCAAAGCCGAATCACGGCTCATGGAAGACAGCACAGGCAAAAAGTCGCCTGAACGGTTGGCAAAAGAATCAGCTGCCCAAGCCATGGACATATTTAAAAAAGGGTTGGCTCAGGGGCGGCTGCTCAATTGGGAGGCACTACATATCGTTTGCGGGATGGTGGGTCTGCTTTTTCATCTTGATGGCAAGGTCGCGCTCCTATCCCCGGACGGCCAAACGTGGTTCAGAGCGAGCCAAATAATGAAGGATCTAGGAATGAAGCACCTTCCTGGAAGGATTCAAAAACCATATATTCCCACAACTGAAAAAGCCCTGGATCTCTTTAACAGAGCCAGGGAGCGGCGAAAATGA